The following coding sequences are from one Paenibacillus sp. FSL R5-0912 window:
- a CDS encoding phosphotransferase enzyme family protein: MDYDHLIREINRSYPLRIEQLRLHREMIGGVYFAEGEGKRYVLKIYRSFKTADALQSVRILDYLEAHSYPAVTVLRTAGQESHILLEAQDGLQAAVLFRYAEGATPDGIAEAEVIGQQTGELHQLMQGYPDELIHRTKTDYIGDYLSIMRELDCASESVTALEHYGNELWSRMSELPRHFCHGDLHTGNMLRDSRGQYVLMDFDDASGDYPAMDVAYMSDNTHFNQFHESMYDDTRRLFEQFYSGYSKLRTLSDKECLAVLDFIAVRHYQIISRIVRCQGLQSVSKEFCDEQYKWLMNWRELCLSKQY; encoded by the coding sequence ATGGATTATGATCATCTTATCCGCGAGATTAACCGCTCCTACCCGCTCCGTATTGAGCAGCTCCGGCTTCACCGGGAGATGATCGGCGGGGTGTATTTCGCAGAGGGCGAAGGTAAGCGTTATGTACTCAAAATATACCGCAGCTTCAAGACAGCCGATGCCCTGCAGTCCGTCCGTATTCTTGATTATTTAGAGGCTCATTCTTATCCTGCCGTTACTGTTCTGCGGACGGCGGGGCAGGAGAGTCATATCCTTCTTGAAGCTCAGGATGGCTTGCAGGCAGCGGTGCTCTTCCGCTATGCCGAGGGGGCTACGCCCGATGGGATAGCCGAAGCAGAGGTTATCGGTCAACAAACCGGCGAACTGCATCAGCTTATGCAGGGCTACCCGGATGAACTGATCCACCGGACAAAAACCGACTACATCGGTGACTATCTCTCCATTATGCGCGAACTGGACTGTGCTTCCGAGTCCGTTACTGCGCTCGAACACTATGGCAATGAACTATGGAGCCGTATGTCAGAGCTACCCAGACACTTTTGTCATGGCGATCTGCATACAGGCAACATGCTCAGGGACAGCCGCGGGCAATACGTCCTTATGGACTTCGATGACGCTTCAGGGGATTATCCGGCCATGGATGTTGCCTATATGTCTGATAACACTCACTTTAATCAATTTCACGAGTCCATGTATGATGACACCCGGCGTCTGTTTGAACAGTTCTATTCCGGATATAGTAAGCTGCGGACCTTGAGTGACAAGGAGTGCTTAGCCGTATTGGATTTCATTGCGGTCAGACATTATCAGATCATCTCCAGAATTGTCCGCTGCCAGGGCTTGCAGTCGGTATCGAAGGAATTTTGCGATGAACAGTACAAATGGCTTATGAATTGGCGGGAGCTTTGTCTGAGCAAACAATACTAA
- a CDS encoding S-layer homology domain-containing protein, translating into MKNTFKIITMSAAAALALSFAGQQFASAATFKDINNVQDKDKIIALQNSGLIKGISQDLFGPNISISEAEGVQMIVNALNLNLDLIRFVKEPHATDYFKNANDSAWYAEALIIAGVHGLDLPADLKPNQKLTREEFTHQLIDAIEASGQLPMIKPVVIDYKDQDQVKAEYSGSIQRALNYGVLKLDASGKLNPKQEISRAEAAVAISNALAYLKAHPAPAAVSETLTAEEAVQLIKEAAGPKADLQIKIDPAASMSRESFTYLLVHTLQTSGQLPMIKLIPVEVKDASQMDISNSGAIQTALALGFVTLDESGNFNPKGDITRTAGTDIVNKAVEYLKTHQAPAAESEVLTAEQAVQLIKEAAGPKADLQIKIDPAASMSRESFTYLLVHTLQTSGQLPLLNLIPVEIKDNDKINILNSGAIQTAIALKIVKLDADGKFNPQAGITRTDAAAMVSQVQEILKRAAAHQ; encoded by the coding sequence ATGAAGAACACATTCAAGATCATTACTATGTCTGCTGCTGCTGCACTGGCGCTCAGCTTCGCGGGGCAACAGTTCGCTTCTGCGGCAACCTTCAAGGATATTAATAATGTGCAGGATAAAGACAAGATTATTGCACTGCAGAATAGCGGCCTGATCAAAGGGATCAGCCAAGATCTGTTCGGCCCAAATATCAGCATCTCTGAGGCTGAAGGTGTACAGATGATCGTAAATGCTCTTAACCTGAACCTGGATCTGATCCGGTTCGTGAAGGAGCCGCATGCCACCGACTATTTCAAGAATGCCAATGATTCCGCCTGGTATGCAGAGGCGCTCATTATTGCCGGTGTCCACGGGCTGGATCTGCCCGCCGACCTGAAGCCAAACCAGAAGCTGACACGTGAAGAATTCACGCACCAGCTCATTGATGCGATCGAAGCCAGCGGCCAGCTGCCGATGATCAAGCCGGTTGTTATTGATTATAAGGACCAGGATCAGGTCAAAGCCGAATATTCCGGTTCGATCCAGCGCGCCCTGAACTACGGTGTCCTGAAGCTGGACGCCAGTGGCAAGCTAAACCCCAAGCAGGAAATCTCCCGCGCCGAAGCAGCTGTAGCGATCAGCAATGCGCTGGCGTATCTGAAGGCACATCCGGCACCGGCTGCGGTGAGTGAGACGCTTACTGCCGAAGAGGCTGTTCAACTGATCAAGGAAGCCGCAGGACCGAAGGCGGACCTGCAGATCAAGATTGATCCGGCAGCCAGCATGTCCCGCGAATCGTTCACCTACCTGCTGGTGCATACCCTCCAGACCAGCGGACAGCTGCCGATGATCAAGCTCATTCCGGTTGAAGTCAAGGATGCGAGTCAGATGGATATCTCCAATTCGGGCGCTATTCAAACCGCGCTGGCGCTTGGCTTCGTTACACTGGATGAGTCCGGCAATTTCAATCCAAAGGGTGATATTACACGCACCGCCGGTACGGATATCGTGAATAAAGCGGTGGAATACTTGAAGACTCATCAAGCACCCGCAGCAGAGAGCGAAGTTCTCACGGCTGAGCAAGCTGTTCAACTGATCAAGGAAGCCGCAGGACCGAAGGCGGACCTGCAGATCAAGATTGATCCGGCAGCCAGCATGTCCCGCGAATCGTTCACTTACCTGCTGGTGCATACCCTCCAGACCAGCGGCCAGCTGCCGCTGCTGAATCTGATTCCGGTAGAGATCAAGGATAATGACAAGATCAATATCCTGAACTCGGGAGCCATTCAGACGGCCATTGCCTTGAAGATCGTGAAGCTGGATGCTGACGGCAAGTTCAATCCGCAGGCTGGAATCACCCGTACAGACGCGGCCGCTATGGTTAGCCAGGTTCAGGAGATCCTGAAACGGGCTGCTGCCCATCAATAA
- a CDS encoding GNAT family N-acetyltransferase, with protein sequence MYLRMLTSVDAEVYRELRLQSLRLHPEAYLSSYESEKKLSIVTTRIRLEPSENNFTLGAFDGEEKLVGIVTFFRESRPKIDHKANIYSVYVDSDVRKQGVGRRLMVELIARARQLPGLEILNLTVTSNNVAAKRLYESLGFICYGTEPKAMKLGDEYLDEDLMILML encoded by the coding sequence TTGTACCTAAGAATGCTGACATCTGTGGATGCGGAGGTTTACCGCGAGCTTCGGCTACAGTCGCTGCGGCTGCATCCGGAAGCCTATCTCAGCTCCTATGAATCGGAAAAGAAGCTGTCTATAGTCACCACCCGCATCAGGCTGGAGCCCTCGGAGAATAATTTCACACTGGGAGCTTTTGATGGTGAGGAGAAGCTGGTGGGTATCGTCACTTTCTTCCGGGAGAGCCGGCCCAAAATTGATCATAAAGCTAATATATATTCAGTATATGTGGATTCGGATGTCCGTAAACAAGGAGTGGGCCGCCGCTTGATGGTGGAGCTGATTGCCCGGGCGAGGCAGTTGCCGGGGCTCGAAATTCTGAATTTAACGGTAACCTCGAATAATGTAGCTGCCAAAAGACTATACGAATCTCTTGGATTCATCTGCTATGGCACAGAGCCGAAGGCGATGAAGCTTGGGGATGAATATCTGGATGAAGACCTGATGATTCTGATGCTGTAG
- a CDS encoding DUF1304 domain-containing protein, whose amino-acid sequence MMMVSVILVALVALEHVYILVLEMFLWTTPRAQKSFGTTPQFARETKSLAANQGLYNGFLAAGLVWSLLHPNDTFSVQLQLFFLICVAVAAIYGGITAKKSILLVQGLPAFIALLAVVLANL is encoded by the coding sequence ATGATGATGGTGAGTGTAATACTCGTGGCCCTAGTTGCACTGGAGCATGTGTATATTCTAGTGCTGGAAATGTTCCTGTGGACTACCCCGCGGGCGCAAAAATCGTTCGGCACCACCCCGCAGTTCGCCCGGGAAACGAAATCGCTGGCTGCCAACCAGGGATTGTATAACGGCTTTCTGGCGGCCGGTCTAGTCTGGAGCCTGCTGCATCCGAACGATACCTTCAGTGTTCAGCTTCAATTGTTCTTCCTGATCTGTGTTGCAGTTGCAGCCATCTATGGCGGCATCACGGCCAAGAAATCCATTCTTTTGGTTCAAGGCCTCCCGGCCTTCATTGCTCTGCTTGCCGTTGTTCTGGCGAATCTGTAA
- a CDS encoding methyl-accepting chemotaxis protein: protein MKNIIRSFEDIVNLAPILKAAFPYDVSIAVCDVEKFIAYFPGTSIDLGIRAGQIILADEPLYHALRNDEFSKANVPKEYYGYEFAGTVLPVHGEDGSVCGAVCIQVRRQTELREIADQISVSLNQAHARIGHVAEGSGLLADYSQKLLLQSETTAESVKKSDEVLAVLRKVADQTNLLGINAAIEAAHAGEKGRGFDVVAKEIRKFSKETEQSAQRIRDTLGEIQSAMKQISQSIHQIASVGQEQAASTNEISSFIEEIRTMSEQLNQFAQKL from the coding sequence ATGAAGAACATTATCCGCTCCTTTGAAGATATAGTGAACCTGGCGCCGATCCTGAAAGCTGCCTTTCCCTACGACGTATCTATTGCTGTCTGTGATGTGGAGAAGTTCATCGCGTATTTCCCTGGTACGTCCATTGATCTGGGAATTCGGGCAGGGCAGATAATTCTCGCGGACGAACCTCTGTACCATGCGCTGAGAAATGATGAATTCTCGAAAGCTAATGTCCCTAAGGAGTACTACGGGTATGAATTCGCCGGGACGGTTCTTCCGGTACACGGAGAGGATGGAAGCGTCTGCGGGGCGGTCTGTATCCAGGTCCGCAGACAGACCGAACTGCGCGAAATCGCCGATCAGATCTCCGTCTCCCTAAATCAGGCACATGCCCGGATTGGGCATGTGGCAGAGGGCTCGGGACTGCTTGCCGATTACTCGCAGAAGCTGCTGCTCCAGTCAGAAACGACCGCCGAAAGTGTCAAAAAAAGCGATGAAGTGCTGGCTGTCCTCAGAAAGGTCGCCGACCAGACGAATCTGCTCGGGATTAATGCAGCCATTGAGGCCGCCCACGCCGGGGAAAAGGGGCGGGGATTCGATGTTGTAGCGAAAGAAATCCGCAAATTCTCGAAGGAAACCGAGCAGTCCGCGCAGCGGATCCGGGATACCCTGGGGGAGATCCAATCCGCGATGAAGCAGATCAGCCAATCCATCCATCAGATTGCGTCAGTCGGGCAGGAGCAGGCTGCTTCAACGAATGAAATCTCCAGCTTCATTGAGGAGATCCGGACGATGTCCGAGCAGCTGAACCAGTTCGCACAGAAGCTGTGA
- a CDS encoding DUF4386 domain-containing protein, protein MSAAVARTGGISLIVMAVAAALSYGYVHGSLVVDGDAAATFANLQASPSLFRAGILGWVLIMACDVAAAWALYLVLKPVHPGLSLLGAWLRLAYTAVLGIAVSSLIMVSLLTGNREVALSGFTRGELQAEVMLILHAFEAVWSAGLILFGGHLLIIGVLAVWSENIPKPISVLLLLAGFGYIVVHLCGTLVPGYVEFLQIIKWVFMLPMTAGELGLGIWLLFKVPAARVRAQAAS, encoded by the coding sequence ATGTCTGCTGCAGTGGCTCGAACCGGGGGAATATCCCTCATTGTAATGGCGGTTGCTGCCGCGCTCTCGTACGGATATGTCCATGGGAGTCTGGTAGTGGATGGAGATGCCGCTGCAACCTTCGCCAATCTTCAGGCCTCTCCGTCGCTGTTCAGGGCCGGGATTCTGGGCTGGGTACTGATTATGGCCTGTGATGTGGCAGCTGCCTGGGCCTTATATCTGGTGCTGAAGCCTGTGCATCCGGGCTTGTCCCTGCTGGGAGCATGGCTGCGCCTGGCTTATACGGCAGTGTTGGGGATTGCTGTCTCCAGTCTGATCATGGTATCACTTCTTACCGGTAACAGGGAGGTTGCGCTTTCCGGTTTCACACGAGGGGAGCTGCAGGCCGAGGTCATGCTTATTCTTCATGCTTTTGAAGCGGTATGGTCGGCTGGTTTAATTCTGTTCGGGGGGCATCTGCTGATTATCGGTGTGCTGGCGGTATGGTCGGAGAATATTCCGAAGCCCATCAGTGTGCTGCTGCTGCTGGCAGGCTTCGGCTATATTGTGGTTCATCTGTGCGGCACACTTGTGCCCGGGTATGTAGAATTCCTTCAAATTATCAAATGGGTGTTCATGCTGCCGATGACCGCAGGGGAGCTGGGGCTTGGCATCTGGCTGCTGTTCAAAGTCCCGGCTGCGCGTGTTCGCGCTCAAGCCGCTTCTTAA
- a CDS encoding Crp/Fnr family transcriptional regulator, with product MKHRLLQYMTRLTSLSEEEQQAILDEILVEEYSKGTILLRQGEVPGNCYFVLKGCVRQHSVDVTGRDITSNFYTEEQAIAIFNAHKEEASLEYSLTCLEDCVLVVGALNTETEMYARHTQLELMTRRMIEENFGQVQAEFAAFIAASPEDRLKALLHRRPGLISRVPQHQLASYLGMTPESLSRIKKRLEREHAQPGL from the coding sequence ATGAAGCATAGATTGCTCCAATATATGACCCGGCTGACCTCCCTCAGCGAAGAGGAGCAGCAGGCTATTCTGGATGAGATTCTTGTCGAGGAATACAGCAAGGGAACCATTCTGCTTAGGCAGGGTGAGGTTCCCGGAAACTGCTATTTCGTGTTAAAAGGCTGTGTGCGGCAGCATAGTGTAGACGTTACAGGCCGCGACATCACCTCGAACTTCTACACAGAGGAACAGGCGATCGCTATCTTCAATGCGCATAAAGAGGAGGCCTCGTTGGAATACAGCCTGACTTGTCTGGAGGACTGCGTACTGGTTGTCGGTGCGCTGAATACCGAGACGGAAATGTACGCCAGACACACACAGCTGGAGCTGATGACACGCCGGATGATCGAGGAGAATTTCGGACAGGTGCAGGCGGAATTCGCCGCCTTCATTGCGGCATCCCCTGAAGACCGACTCAAGGCACTGCTGCATCGGAGGCCCGGCCTGATCAGCCGCGTCCCCCAGCATCAGCTGGCCAGCTATCTCGGGATGACACCGGAGTCGCTCAGCCGGATTAAGAAGCGGCTTGAGCGCGAACACGCGCAGCCGGGACTTTGA
- a CDS encoding amino acid permease produces MAQTELKRDLANRHVQLIAIGGTIGTGLFLGSGRAIQQAGPSIMITYLLVGIAVFFVMRALGELLLSKAGYQSFTDIAEDYLGPRAAFITGWTYWFCWIMTAMADVIAVGVYVQYWFDIPQWVPAVICLIILLGLNLLTVKSFGELEFWFALIKVVTILALIGLGIILLVIGFKTDAGSVTVRNLWEHGGVFPNGVKGFLFSFQMVVFAYVGVELVGVSAAETADPEKNIPSAINKIPLRILFFYVGALFVLLCINPWTQLSAAESPFVRTFSLVGIPVAAGIINFVVLTSAASACNSGMFSTSRILYNLSRRDQASPQLGKLNRNHVPANSLFISTLVISAGALLSKLIPGQAFGIVTTISAICFIWVWGVVLVCHIKYKKNRPDLHAASKFKAPFTPVINYAVLTLFVAILIIMLFADETRPALLFTPLWFILLFVLYSMRSKKEKSDADVSIINT; encoded by the coding sequence ATGGCACAGACAGAATTAAAGAGAGATTTGGCGAACCGGCATGTACAGCTGATCGCTATTGGCGGCACGATTGGTACAGGGTTATTCCTGGGATCAGGCAGAGCGATTCAGCAGGCCGGCCCGTCCATTATGATCACGTATTTACTCGTGGGGATTGCCGTGTTTTTTGTGATGAGGGCGCTGGGTGAGCTGCTGCTCTCCAAAGCGGGTTATCAATCTTTTACAGACATTGCTGAGGACTATCTTGGGCCCCGGGCTGCGTTCATTACGGGCTGGACCTACTGGTTCTGCTGGATTATGACGGCGATGGCGGATGTGATTGCGGTGGGCGTCTATGTGCAGTACTGGTTCGATATCCCGCAGTGGGTACCGGCAGTCATCTGCCTGATTATTCTGCTCGGACTCAATCTGCTAACGGTCAAAAGCTTCGGCGAACTCGAATTCTGGTTTGCCCTAATCAAAGTCGTCACGATTCTTGCCTTAATCGGCCTGGGAATCATTCTGCTGGTCATCGGGTTCAAGACGGATGCAGGATCGGTGACGGTCCGCAATCTCTGGGAGCACGGGGGCGTGTTCCCTAACGGTGTCAAAGGCTTCTTATTTTCCTTCCAGATGGTTGTGTTCGCTTATGTCGGTGTGGAGCTTGTGGGTGTATCAGCCGCAGAAACAGCGGATCCGGAGAAAAATATCCCCTCGGCGATTAACAAGATTCCTCTGCGGATTCTCTTCTTCTATGTGGGCGCGCTCTTCGTGCTGCTGTGCATTAACCCGTGGACCCAGCTCAGTGCGGCTGAAAGTCCTTTTGTGCGAACCTTCAGTCTAGTCGGGATTCCAGTTGCTGCGGGCATTATCAATTTCGTCGTCTTAACCTCAGCGGCTTCCGCCTGCAACAGCGGGATGTTCTCGACCAGCCGGATTCTGTATAATCTGAGCCGAAGAGATCAGGCATCCCCGCAGCTCGGCAAGCTGAACCGAAATCATGTGCCCGCGAATTCGTTATTCATCTCTACACTTGTTATCTCTGCCGGGGCGCTGCTCAGCAAGCTCATTCCGGGTCAGGCTTTCGGCATCGTCACCACGATCAGCGCCATTTGCTTCATCTGGGTGTGGGGTGTTGTGCTCGTATGTCATATCAAATATAAGAAGAACCGCCCAGACTTACATGCCGCGTCCAAATTCAAAGCACCGTTCACACCGGTTATCAATTATGCGGTCTTAACGCTGTTTGTTGCTATTCTGATCATTATGCTGTTCGCAGATGAGACCCGTCCGGCGCTGCTGTTTACGCCGCTATGGTTCATTCTGTTATTCGTCCTGTACTCCATGCGAAGCAAGAAGGAGAAAAGTGATGCCGATGTTAGTATAATCAATACATGA
- a CDS encoding ABC transporter permease codes for MANPSTVKALTKQPLSHQQGSFGRLLRNIVKYRVLLLMLLPTAIIFFINCYIPMFGLFIAFKNINYVDGIMGSPWAGLDNFRFLFATSDALRVTINTIGYNVVFIISGLILSVSLAIAINEVRSKLASRFFQTVMIMPNFLSMVVVSFIVYAFLHPEYGFLVKHILPLFGHSSVNAYMHPNAWPYILWLTKMWHSIGIGSVIYLAAITGISEELYEAAVVDGASKWQQITRITLPLLTPIMVILTILNMGGIFRSDFGLFYHVTLDSGALRSTTDVIDTYVYRGLIQLNDLGMSSAANFYQSVIGFFLVIGANSLARKLNRDTALF; via the coding sequence ATGGCAAATCCTTCAACCGTAAAAGCTTTGACCAAGCAGCCCCTTTCACACCAGCAGGGCAGCTTTGGCCGTTTGCTGCGGAACATTGTGAAATACCGGGTGCTGCTGCTCATGCTGCTGCCAACCGCCATTATTTTTTTCATCAACTGTTACATCCCGATGTTCGGATTATTCATTGCTTTCAAGAACATCAACTATGTTGACGGCATTATGGGCAGTCCATGGGCGGGACTCGACAACTTCCGGTTCCTCTTCGCCACATCCGATGCCCTGCGCGTGACCATTAACACCATCGGCTACAACGTTGTCTTCATTATCTCAGGGCTCATCCTCTCTGTATCCCTAGCCATTGCGATCAACGAGGTTCGCAGCAAGCTGGCCTCCCGTTTCTTCCAGACTGTTATGATTATGCCGAATTTCTTGTCCATGGTTGTCGTCAGCTTCATAGTCTACGCCTTCCTGCACCCGGAGTACGGCTTCCTGGTCAAGCATATTCTGCCCTTGTTCGGCCATTCCTCAGTCAATGCTTATATGCATCCCAATGCATGGCCCTATATTCTGTGGCTCACCAAGATGTGGCACTCGATCGGCATCGGCAGTGTCATCTATCTGGCCGCGATCACCGGCATCAGCGAGGAGCTGTATGAAGCTGCGGTGGTGGACGGCGCCAGCAAGTGGCAGCAGATCACCCGAATTACGCTGCCGCTCCTTACGCCTATCATGGTCATTCTCACCATTCTCAACATGGGCGGTATTTTCCGCTCCGACTTCGGGCTGTTCTACCACGTTACGCTGGACTCCGGTGCGCTGCGCTCCACTACGGATGTCATCGACACCTATGTATACAGGGGGTTAATTCAGCTCAATGATCTGGGTATGTCCTCTGCGGCGAACTTTTATCAATCCGTCATCGGCTTCTTCCTTGTTATCGGGGCGAACAGTCTGGCCCGCAAGCTGAACCGCGATACGGCACTTTTCTAG
- a CDS encoding carbohydrate ABC transporter permease, with product MTTATRTRAYPKGSKSAQIVLNIFFTAFSLACILPILLIVAISLTNEKTLTLQGYKFWPEKIDLTAYQYLFNHSQTLVKAYGISLTVTLTGTLLAVLLIALYAYPLYRKDFPFKKAFSFYLLITMLFSGGLVPFYLLYVNYLDLKDSLIALILPGLSNAFYIFIARTFFQQTVPEEMIESGKLDGASEWRIFFQLVLPISLPVLATVGLFTTLTYWNDWFNSMLFINDTDKYSLQYVMIQMIRQAEFFKNQLAGSGVALLVQESVPTESLRMAMVVVSIGPILFVYPFFQKYFTKGLTIGAIKG from the coding sequence ATGACTACTGCAACCCGAACCCGCGCCTATCCCAAAGGCTCCAAGAGCGCCCAGATTGTGCTGAACATCTTCTTCACTGCCTTCAGTCTGGCCTGCATCCTGCCTATTCTGCTCATTGTCGCCATTTCCTTAACCAACGAGAAAACGTTAACGCTGCAGGGGTATAAATTCTGGCCCGAGAAGATTGACCTGACCGCTTACCAATATCTGTTCAACCATTCGCAGACGCTGGTCAAAGCTTATGGAATCAGCCTGACCGTTACGCTTACCGGAACCCTTCTGGCAGTACTATTGATTGCTCTGTACGCGTACCCCCTCTACCGGAAGGACTTTCCCTTTAAAAAGGCTTTTAGTTTCTACCTGCTGATCACTATGCTGTTCTCGGGAGGGCTTGTCCCTTTCTACCTGCTGTACGTTAATTATTTGGATCTGAAGGACTCGCTGATTGCACTGATCCTGCCCGGCCTCTCCAACGCATTCTATATTTTCATTGCCCGCACCTTCTTCCAGCAGACGGTTCCCGAAGAGATGATAGAATCCGGCAAATTGGACGGGGCTTCGGAATGGCGGATTTTCTTCCAGCTGGTGCTTCCGATCTCGCTGCCTGTTCTTGCCACCGTTGGTCTGTTCACTACACTGACGTATTGGAATGACTGGTTCAACTCCATGCTCTTCATTAATGACACGGACAAGTACTCCCTGCAATACGTCATGATTCAAATGATTCGTCAGGCCGAGTTCTTCAAGAACCAATTGGCGGGAAGCGGTGTAGCCCTGCTCGTACAAGAGTCGGTTCCTACCGAAAGCCTGCGGATGGCCATGGTGGTGGTGTCGATTGGCCCGATCCTGTTCGTCTATCCCTTCTTCCAGAAGTACTTCACCAAAGGCCTTACTATAGGGGCAATCAAAGGCTAA
- a CDS encoding ABC transporter substrate-binding protein, whose product MRTTRSSGAVFAALTAVILGITGCGGGNSNASTPSKAESTAEATAAGGTEGSNPDISTYRKLTVYTVGNFPQNDTKAVVEEINKYLKEKINAEIDFQGLPWSSWAEKMALAYQSGEQVDLTFAPNWADFANNVAKGAFLPLDDLLAQYGQGIKETLDPRFLEGGTVDGKIYAIPTNKEIGESHTIMFRKDLVDKYGFDVNSIQTLEDLEPWLQTIKEKEPAIAPIWLSGSGSDTLGYFDKTKESMKENFRYELVAGAPAGIVLDTKTDKMVISSMESDTAIYRMKLYGDWFSKGYINKDAATTKTSTEDAFKAGKTWMKFGSDKPDSDKEDSIATGIELVKLKGNEPEISTASVSNSMMAIGRTSIDPERTMMLLNLLHTDPVLVNLIDFGVEGRQYVKVEGKDNFIKLPDGIATRADTGWAPGIEWMFGNQTITYLWEGENADKWEKFKAYNESAHKVKSFGFNFNTDAVKTQVSVVSNIIKEFRPLLETGSLGVDKVLEEYNKKLKANGIEEIRAEVQKQYDAWKAKQS is encoded by the coding sequence ATGAGAACAACCAGAAGCTCTGGCGCGGTGTTTGCTGCTCTGACCGCCGTGATACTGGGCATTACCGGGTGCGGCGGCGGCAATTCTAACGCTTCCACCCCGTCCAAGGCAGAATCGACAGCAGAGGCCACAGCGGCCGGAGGCACGGAGGGCAGCAACCCCGATATTTCAACGTACCGGAAGTTAACCGTTTACACGGTTGGGAACTTCCCGCAGAATGATACCAAGGCGGTTGTGGAGGAGATCAATAAATATCTCAAGGAGAAGATCAACGCCGAGATTGACTTCCAGGGGCTTCCTTGGTCCTCCTGGGCCGAGAAGATGGCGCTGGCTTACCAATCCGGGGAACAGGTGGATCTGACCTTTGCCCCTAACTGGGCGGATTTCGCCAACAACGTAGCCAAAGGCGCATTCCTGCCGCTTGATGATCTGTTAGCCCAATATGGACAAGGCATCAAGGAGACCCTCGATCCCCGTTTCCTTGAAGGCGGAACGGTAGACGGCAAAATATATGCGATCCCCACCAATAAGGAAATTGGCGAGAGCCATACCATTATGTTCCGGAAGGATCTGGTCGATAAATACGGATTCGATGTGAACTCTATCCAGACGCTGGAGGATCTGGAGCCATGGCTGCAGACCATCAAGGAGAAGGAACCGGCCATTGCACCGATCTGGCTCTCCGGCAGCGGCTCCGATACGCTTGGCTACTTCGACAAAACCAAAGAGAGCATGAAGGAAAACTTCCGTTATGAGCTGGTTGCAGGCGCTCCTGCTGGTATCGTTCTCGATACCAAGACCGATAAGATGGTTATCAGCTCCATGGAGTCCGACACGGCCATCTACCGGATGAAGCTCTACGGCGACTGGTTCAGCAAGGGGTATATCAACAAGGATGCCGCAACGACCAAAACCAGTACTGAAGACGCTTTCAAGGCAGGGAAAACCTGGATGAAATTCGGTTCAGACAAACCGGACTCCGACAAGGAAGATTCCATCGCCACCGGCATTGAGCTGGTGAAGCTGAAGGGTAATGAACCCGAGATCAGTACAGCCAGCGTCAGTAACTCTATGATGGCCATTGGACGTACCTCCATTGATCCGGAGCGGACGATGATGCTGCTGAACCTGCTGCATACCGACCCGGTTCTGGTCAACCTGATTGACTTCGGCGTAGAAGGCCGGCAGTATGTTAAGGTAGAAGGCAAGGATAACTTCATCAAGCTCCCTGACGGCATTGCTACCCGTGCCGATACAGGCTGGGCGCCGGGCATTGAATGGATGTTCGGTAACCAGACCATAACCTATCTGTGGGAAGGCGAAAATGCCGATAAATGGGAGAAGTTCAAGGCCTATAACGAGAGCGCCCATAAAGTGAAGTCCTTCGGCTTCAACTTCAATACCGACGCTGTCAAAACACAGGTCTCCGTGGTCAGCAATATTATCAAGGAATTCCGCCCGCTGCTGGAAACGGGCAGTCTGGGTGTAGACAAGGTGCTTGAGGAATATAATAAGAAGCTGAAGGCCAACGGAATTGAAGAGATCCGTGCCGAGGTTCAGAAGCAATACGATGCCTGGAAAGCAAAACAATCCTAA